The following proteins are encoded in a genomic region of Actinomycetota bacterium:
- a CDS encoding copper resistance protein CopC has translation MRLANRILIGLSGLLLVLGSSTAAGAHTELLSANPTPNSTIRKLPAMLELDFSEPPIVAGSYIRIEQPNEVFSKKIVGRLVGNKLKFKWPAGIQSGTVVVHWRAVADDGHVSADQFLFTLGDTNQTASPSASPTTAGHTKEIAIIAGVIMLVVLLIGTLATTRRKSS, from the coding sequence ATGAGACTTGCCAACAGAATCTTGATTGGGCTTAGCGGATTACTTTTAGTATTAGGGTCATCCACGGCTGCCGGAGCCCACACCGAGTTGCTTTCGGCTAATCCGACTCCCAATAGCACGATCCGAAAATTGCCGGCAATGCTTGAGTTAGATTTCTCCGAACCCCCAATTGTGGCTGGCTCGTACATAAGAATTGAGCAACCGAACGAGGTCTTTTCGAAGAAAATAGTGGGACGACTTGTCGGCAACAAGTTGAAATTCAAGTGGCCCGCTGGAATTCAAAGTGGCACTGTAGTGGTGCACTGGCGGGCAGTTGCAGATGATGGACACGTGTCAGCTGATCAGTTTTTATTTACTCTCGGTGATACAAATCAGACAGCGAGTCCCTCTGCTAGCCCAACTACCGCAGGCCATACTAAAGAAATTGCAATCATTGCTGGAGTAATCATGCTAGTTGTGCTACTTATCGGAACTCTGGCAACCACAAGGCGTAAAAGCAGTTAA
- a CDS encoding dCTP deaminase — protein sequence MLLSDKDIRAEIESGRVGIDPYETAMVQPSSIDV from the coding sequence GTGCTGTTATCTGACAAAGACATAAGGGCTGAGATTGAGTCTGGCCGGGTAGGAATTGACCCATACGAAACTGCAATGGTGCAGCCGTCCAGCATCGATGTGC